A region from the Ralstonia pickettii genome encodes:
- a CDS encoding acyloxyacyl hydrolase, producing the protein MTRSALPRSAKLLATALGAATLFAALPAQADPSVRVIYGKDNKHGIEKYGVDLDFDSGFHWGNPQGWFVNLDWEVALGQWRSTKGTNRQNLTEFGVTPLFRLEKRGGSWVPFIEAGVGPRLLSHVSTSNEHYFSTAFQFSDMIGVGVAFGSKQQFQMGYRFEHLSNASIKRPNPGTDLNELYLRYTF; encoded by the coding sequence ATGACCCGATCCGCGCTTCCCCGTTCCGCCAAGTTGCTGGCCACCGCCCTGGGCGCCGCCACGCTGTTCGCCGCCCTGCCTGCCCAGGCTGACCCGTCCGTGCGCGTCATCTACGGCAAAGACAACAAGCACGGTATCGAGAAATACGGCGTCGATCTGGATTTCGATTCGGGCTTCCATTGGGGCAACCCGCAAGGCTGGTTCGTGAACCTGGATTGGGAAGTGGCGCTGGGCCAATGGCGCTCGACCAAGGGCACCAACCGCCAGAACCTCACCGAATTTGGCGTGACGCCGCTGTTCCGCCTTGAAAAGCGCGGCGGCTCGTGGGTACCGTTCATCGAGGCTGGCGTCGGCCCGCGCCTGCTGTCGCACGTCAGCACATCCAACGAGCACTACTTCAGCACCGCCTTCCAGTTCTCCGACATGATCGGTGTGGGCGTGGCCTTTGGCAGCAAGCAGCAATTCCAGATGGGCTATCGCTTCGAACACCTGTCGAACGCGTCGATCAAGCGCCCGAACCCTGGCACGGACCTGAACGAGCTGTACCTGCGTTACACGTTCTAA
- a CDS encoding MdtB/MuxB family multidrug efflux RND transporter permease subunit yields the protein MNPSRIFILRPVATTLLMVAILLSGLVAYRMLPLSALPEVDYPTIQVTTLYPGASPDVMTSSITAPLERQFGQMPGLKQMTSSSSGGASVITLQFDLSLSLDIAEQEVQAAINAAGNLLPTDLPMPPIYSKVNPADAPILALAITSNTMPLPKLEDLVDTRIAQKLSQLPGIGLVSISGGQRPAVRIQANTSALAALGLSIDDIRSAIGTANVNGAKGSFDGPMRASTIDANDQLKSAAEYGKMIVAYKNGAPIRLTDVAQIVDGAENSKLAAWSNTTPAIILNVQRQPGANVIEVVNRAKALLPQLKETLPGNVEVSLLTDRTTTIRASVSDVQFELMLAVALVVMVIFLFLRNVPATVIPAVAVPLSLVGTFGVMYLAGFSINNLTLMALTIATGFVVDDAIVMIENIARYIEDGDPPMEAALKGSKQIGFTIISLTFSLIAVLIPLLFMGDVVGRLFREFAITLAVSILISAVVSLTLTPMMCARLLKHIPEAEQSRFYHAAGAFFDNVIARYGRMLQWVLDRQKTTLLVAIGTLVLTGLLYVVVPKGFFPVQDTGVIQGISDASQSISFSAMAERQQKLAEVVLKDPAVESLSSFIGVDGVNTTLNSGRMLINLKPKDERDADATEIIQRLQPELAKVAGISLYMQPVQDLTIEDRVSRTQYQFTVEDPDPNNLSKWVPKLVERLQQTHELRDVASDLQDNGLRAYVQVDRDKAAVYGITMAAVDSALYSAYGQRLVSTIFTQSNQYRVVLETDPKMQLGPQSLYDLHVASSGGQQIPLGAFATVVEQPGSLVVNHQGQFPAATISFNLAPHASLGAAVDTINAVEEEIGLPASMQTSFQGAALAFRASLSNQLWLILAAVITMYIVLGVLYESTIHPVTILSTLPSAGVGALLSLLVSGKDMGIIAIIGIILLIGIVKKNAIMMIDFALEAEREQGMTPRDAIYQACLLRFRPILMTTMAALLGALPLMLGTGVGSELRQPLGITMVGGLLVSQVLTLFTTPVIYLAFDSLGGRLRDWRARRAARRHGAAGANQSGGQR from the coding sequence ATGAATCCCTCCCGAATCTTTATCCTCCGGCCCGTGGCGACCACGCTGTTGATGGTCGCCATCCTGCTCTCGGGCCTGGTGGCTTATCGGATGCTGCCGCTCTCAGCGCTGCCCGAAGTCGATTACCCGACCATCCAGGTCACGACGCTGTATCCGGGCGCCAGCCCCGACGTGATGACGTCGTCCATCACCGCACCACTGGAGCGGCAGTTCGGGCAGATGCCCGGCCTGAAACAGATGACGTCGTCCAGCTCGGGCGGCGCCTCGGTGATCACGCTGCAGTTCGATCTGTCGCTCTCGCTCGACATTGCCGAGCAGGAAGTGCAGGCGGCCATCAACGCAGCGGGCAATCTGCTGCCGACGGACCTGCCAATGCCGCCGATCTACAGCAAGGTGAATCCGGCGGACGCGCCGATCCTCGCGCTGGCGATCACCTCCAATACGATGCCGTTGCCCAAGCTGGAAGACCTGGTCGACACGCGCATCGCGCAAAAGCTGTCGCAGTTGCCGGGCATCGGCCTCGTCAGCATCAGCGGCGGGCAGCGGCCGGCGGTGCGCATCCAGGCGAACACGTCGGCGCTGGCGGCGCTCGGGTTGTCGATCGATGACATCCGTAGCGCCATCGGCACCGCCAACGTGAACGGGGCCAAGGGCAGCTTCGACGGCCCGATGCGCGCTTCCACCATCGACGCCAACGACCAGCTCAAGTCGGCCGCCGAGTACGGCAAGATGATCGTCGCCTACAAGAACGGCGCGCCCATCCGCCTGACCGACGTGGCGCAGATCGTTGACGGCGCCGAAAACAGCAAGCTGGCCGCGTGGTCCAACACGACGCCCGCCATCATCCTCAACGTGCAGCGCCAGCCGGGCGCCAACGTGATCGAAGTGGTCAACCGCGCCAAGGCGCTGCTGCCACAGTTGAAGGAGACGCTGCCCGGCAACGTTGAGGTCTCGCTGCTGACCGACCGCACCACGACGATCCGCGCCTCGGTATCGGACGTGCAGTTCGAGCTGATGCTCGCCGTCGCGCTGGTCGTGATGGTGATCTTCCTGTTCCTGCGCAACGTGCCGGCCACGGTCATTCCGGCGGTGGCGGTACCGTTGTCGCTGGTCGGTACGTTTGGCGTGATGTACCTGGCAGGGTTTTCGATCAACAACCTCACGCTGATGGCGCTGACCATCGCCACGGGTTTCGTGGTGGACGATGCGATCGTCATGATCGAAAACATCGCCCGCTACATTGAAGACGGTGACCCGCCGATGGAAGCCGCGCTCAAGGGGTCCAAGCAGATCGGCTTCACGATCATCTCGCTCACCTTCTCGCTCATCGCGGTGCTGATTCCGCTGCTGTTCATGGGCGATGTGGTTGGGCGGCTGTTCCGAGAGTTCGCCATCACGCTGGCGGTGTCGATCCTGATCTCGGCCGTGGTGTCGCTGACGCTCACGCCGATGATGTGCGCTCGCCTGCTCAAGCACATTCCCGAGGCCGAGCAATCGCGCTTCTATCACGCTGCGGGTGCGTTTTTCGACAACGTCATCGCGCGGTACGGCCGCATGCTGCAATGGGTGCTTGACCGGCAGAAGACGACGCTGCTGGTGGCCATCGGCACGCTGGTGCTGACGGGGCTGCTGTATGTCGTGGTGCCCAAAGGCTTCTTCCCAGTGCAGGACACGGGCGTCATCCAGGGCATTTCGGACGCGTCGCAGTCGATCTCGTTCTCGGCCATGGCGGAGCGGCAGCAGAAGCTGGCCGAGGTGGTGCTCAAGGATCCGGCGGTGGAGAGCCTGTCGTCGTTCATCGGCGTGGATGGCGTGAACACCACGCTCAACAGCGGCCGCATGCTGATCAACCTCAAGCCCAAGGATGAGCGCGACGCCGACGCCACCGAGATCATCCAGCGCCTGCAACCCGAACTGGCCAAGGTGGCCGGTATCTCGCTGTACATGCAGCCGGTGCAGGACCTGACGATTGAAGACCGTGTCAGCCGCACGCAGTACCAGTTCACGGTGGAAGACCCGGACCCGAACAACCTATCGAAGTGGGTGCCGAAGCTGGTTGAACGCCTGCAGCAGACCCACGAGCTGCGTGATGTGGCGAGCGACCTGCAGGACAACGGCTTGCGCGCTTACGTGCAGGTCGACCGCGACAAGGCAGCGGTGTACGGCATCACGATGGCGGCGGTCGACAGCGCGCTGTACAGCGCCTATGGCCAACGCCTGGTGTCGACCATCTTCACCCAATCGAACCAATACCGCGTGGTGCTTGAAACGGACCCGAAGATGCAGTTGGGGCCGCAATCGCTGTATGACCTGCACGTGGCATCGAGCGGCGGCCAGCAGATTCCGTTGGGCGCGTTTGCCACGGTGGTGGAACAGCCGGGCTCGCTCGTCGTGAACCATCAGGGCCAATTCCCGGCGGCAACCATCTCGTTCAACCTGGCACCGCATGCGTCTCTAGGTGCGGCGGTCGACACCATCAATGCGGTCGAAGAGGAAATTGGCCTGCCGGCCAGCATGCAGACCAGCTTCCAGGGGGCAGCGTTGGCGTTCCGCGCGTCGCTGTCGAACCAGTTGTGGCTCATTCTTGCGGCCGTCATCACCATGTACATCGTGCTGGGTGTGCTGTACGAAAGCACGATTCATCCGGTGACGATCCTGTCGACGCTGCCGTCGGCGGGCGTGGGTGCCCTGCTCTCGCTGCTGGTGTCTGGCAAGGACATGGGCATCATTGCGATCATCGGGATCATCCTGCTGATCGGCATCGTCAAGAAGAACGCGATCATGATGATCGACTTCGCGCTGGAGGCCGAGCGCGAGCAGGGCATGACCCCGCGCGACGCCATCTACCAGGCGTGTCTGCTGCGCTTCCGCCCGATTCTGATGACGACCATGGCTGCCCTGCTGGGTGCCCTGCCGCTGATGCTCGGCACCGGCGTGGGCTCCGAGCTGCGCCAGCCGCTGGGCATCACGATGGTGGGCGGCCTGCTGGTCAGCCAGGTGCTGACGCTGTTCACCACGCCGGTCATCTATCTGGCCTTCGACAGCCTGGGCGGGCGCCTGCGTGACTGGCGCGCGCGCCGTGCCGCGCGGCGCCACGGTGCCGCGGGCGCCAACCAATCCGGCGGGCAACGATGA
- a CDS encoding efflux transporter outer membrane subunit — translation MTRGTQALRTSLLALAACTLVSACAVGPDYKRPDAEVPQQYKEAGDWKIADPSDAIARGKWWEIFNDPQLNALEEQVAAANQNILVAEAQYRQAQALVQSAQASFFPTLGASASATRSRSVRTSVNPDGSLSTGNPSLLNSQNLSLNASWELDLWGRIRRTVESNQASAQASAGDLSSALLSAQATLAQNYFQLRVTDTQKAVLQRTVADYERFLKLTQNQYAVGVAQRSDVLTAQTQLKQSQALLLDTEVARAQLEHAIAVLIGKPPAEFSLAPATAASAADLPALPAIPLQVPSAVLERRPDIAAAERRMAAANAQIGVAKAAYFPTLTLGASAGLAANTLSRLATLPSRVWSIGPTLAATLFDGGARAAAVDKAGAAYDASVATYRQTVLGAFQDVEDNLAALRWQTQEFAVQADAVKAAQEAAQLNLNRYRAGTVSFLEVITAQATAYSAERTLLTLQGKQYSAAVLLVKALGGGWHGEVPLVGKAALQPASAPAAQ, via the coding sequence ATGACAAGAGGCACCCAAGCCCTCCGTACCTCGTTGCTCGCGCTGGCCGCGTGCACACTCGTCTCGGCCTGCGCGGTCGGGCCTGACTACAAGCGGCCCGACGCCGAAGTGCCGCAGCAATACAAGGAAGCCGGCGACTGGAAAATCGCCGACCCGAGCGACGCCATCGCCCGCGGCAAGTGGTGGGAAATCTTCAATGACCCGCAGCTGAACGCATTGGAAGAACAGGTGGCCGCCGCCAACCAGAACATCCTGGTGGCCGAGGCACAGTACCGCCAGGCCCAGGCGCTGGTGCAATCGGCGCAGGCTTCCTTCTTCCCGACGCTGGGCGCCAGCGCGTCTGCCACGCGCAGCCGGTCCGTACGTACCTCGGTCAACCCGGATGGCAGCCTGTCAACCGGCAACCCGAGCCTGCTGAACTCGCAAAACCTGTCGCTCAACGCAAGCTGGGAGCTGGACCTGTGGGGCCGCATCCGCCGGACGGTCGAGTCGAACCAGGCCAGCGCGCAAGCCAGCGCAGGCGATCTATCGTCCGCCTTGCTGTCGGCCCAGGCGACCCTTGCGCAGAATTATTTTCAATTGCGCGTCACAGATACCCAAAAGGCCGTCCTGCAGCGCACGGTTGCCGATTACGAGCGGTTTCTGAAGCTCACGCAAAACCAGTACGCCGTAGGCGTGGCGCAGCGCTCGGATGTGCTGACCGCGCAGACGCAGCTCAAGCAATCGCAGGCGCTGCTGCTGGATACCGAAGTCGCCCGAGCGCAGCTTGAGCACGCCATTGCCGTGCTGATCGGCAAACCGCCGGCGGAGTTCTCGCTGGCCCCAGCCACTGCTGCGAGCGCCGCCGACCTGCCGGCCCTGCCTGCCATTCCGCTGCAAGTGCCATCGGCCGTGTTGGAGCGCCGACCCGACATTGCCGCCGCCGAGCGCCGCATGGCCGCTGCCAACGCGCAGATCGGCGTAGCCAAGGCCGCGTACTTCCCCACGCTCACTCTTGGGGCATCGGCCGGTTTGGCGGCCAACACGCTCTCGCGCCTGGCGACGCTGCCCAGCCGCGTCTGGTCGATCGGCCCGACCCTGGCGGCCACCCTGTTTGATGGCGGTGCGCGCGCGGCCGCCGTCGACAAGGCCGGCGCCGCTTACGATGCATCGGTCGCGACGTATCGTCAGACCGTGCTCGGCGCGTTCCAGGATGTCGAAGACAACCTCGCTGCGCTGCGCTGGCAGACGCAGGAATTTGCCGTACAGGCCGATGCCGTCAAGGCCGCGCAGGAAGCCGCTCAACTCAACCTGAACCGTTATCGCGCAGGCACGGTGAGTTTCCTGGAAGTCATTACCGCACAAGCCACGGCCTACAGTGCCGAGCGCACGCTGCTCACACTTCAGGGCAAGCAGTATTCGGCAGCGGTGCTGCTGGTGAAGGCGCTGGGGGGTGGGTGGCACGGCGAAGTGCCGTTGGTCGGCAAGGCCGCACTGCAGCCGGCATCCGCTCCTGCCGCCCAATAA
- a CDS encoding multidrug efflux RND transporter permease subunit → MNLSATFIARPVATALLTIGVALAGIAAFRLLPVSPLPQVDFPTISVNASLPGASPETMAATVATPLERSLGRIAGITEMTSSSSLGSSRITLQFDLSRDIDGAARDVQAAINASRSLLPSGLPSNPTYRKVNPADAPIMIVGLTSDTKSRGELYDAASTILAQKLSQINGVGQVTIGGASLPAVRVELNPMALNKYGISMETVRTVITSTNANKPKGMMESGDRVWTIYANDQAKKAVEYQSLIIAWRNGSPVRLADVAEVTDSVQDIRNYGSANGKPSVLLIISRQPGANIIDTVDRINDILPYLRNTIPAQINLDVMMDRTPTIRASLKDVERTLVLSIALVIMVVFLFLRNVRATLIPSVAVPVSLIGTFGVMYLCGYSLDNLSLMALTVATGFVVDDAIVVLENVSRHIENGMRPMQAALKGAREVGFTVVSMSISLIAVFIPLLMMGGIVGRLFREFAVTLSVAILVSLVVSLTTTPMMCARLLKPAAEEEYGWFHRKTESFFTFLLDLYRNSLAWALRHSWLTLLILLATVCLNVYLYIIVPKGFFPQQDTGRVIGFIQADQSISFQAMRTKLTEFITIVRQDPAVENVVGFTGGSQRNTGQMFIQLKPLAERKLSADQIINRLRGKLAGEPGASLFLQSVQDIRVGGRASNAQYQYTLQADDLNELRAWDPKIKQALTQVKSLTDVNTDTQDKGLQTSLVIDRDKAKSLGINPSDIDNALNNAFGQRQVSTIYNPLNQYRVVMEAAPQYWQNPDGLRDIYIITSTGAQVPLSTFSHYEPTNTALAVNHQGQFAASTISFNLAPGASLSGATQDIQDAMNRIGVPSSVHGSFQGTAKAFQDSLSSQPVLILFALITIYIVLGVLYESYVHPITILSTLPSAGVGALLALIITDTDFSIIALIGVILLIGIVKKNAIMMIDFALEAERSQGMSPADAIFHACVLRFRPILMTTMAALLGALPLALGHGDGAELRTPLGISIVGGLLVSQILTLYTTPVVYLALDRLRLRRAGRSKDAPLPALDSQGS, encoded by the coding sequence ATGAACCTGTCCGCCACCTTTATCGCGCGGCCGGTCGCCACGGCGCTGCTGACCATTGGCGTGGCGTTGGCCGGCATCGCGGCGTTCCGCCTGCTGCCGGTGTCCCCGCTGCCGCAGGTCGATTTTCCGACCATCTCGGTCAACGCATCGCTGCCGGGCGCCAGTCCCGAGACCATGGCGGCCACGGTTGCGACGCCGCTGGAGCGCTCGCTCGGCCGCATCGCCGGCATTACGGAGATGACCTCGTCCAGCTCGCTCGGCTCGTCGCGGATCACGCTGCAGTTCGATCTGTCGCGCGACATCGATGGCGCGGCGCGAGATGTACAGGCGGCCATCAATGCCTCACGCAGCCTGCTGCCCTCAGGCCTGCCGAGCAACCCGACGTATCGCAAGGTCAACCCGGCCGATGCGCCGATCATGATCGTGGGGCTGACGTCCGACACCAAGTCGCGCGGCGAGCTGTACGACGCGGCCTCGACCATCCTTGCGCAGAAGCTGTCGCAGATCAACGGCGTGGGCCAGGTCACCATTGGCGGTGCGTCGCTGCCGGCGGTGCGGGTGGAACTGAACCCGATGGCGCTGAACAAGTACGGCATCTCGATGGAGACCGTGCGCACCGTCATCACCAGCACGAACGCAAACAAGCCCAAGGGCATGATGGAATCCGGCGATCGCGTCTGGACCATTTATGCCAACGACCAGGCCAAGAAGGCCGTCGAATACCAGTCGCTCATCATCGCCTGGCGCAACGGCTCGCCGGTGCGGCTGGCCGACGTGGCAGAAGTGACTGACAGCGTGCAGGACATCCGCAACTACGGCTCGGCCAACGGCAAGCCTTCGGTGTTGCTGATCATCAGCCGGCAGCCGGGCGCCAACATCATCGACACGGTCGACCGCATCAACGACATCCTGCCGTACTTGCGCAACACCATTCCCGCGCAGATCAACCTCGATGTGATGATGGACCGCACGCCCACCATCCGCGCCTCGCTCAAGGATGTGGAGCGCACGCTGGTGCTGTCGATCGCGCTGGTGATCATGGTGGTGTTCCTGTTCCTGCGCAACGTGCGGGCGACGCTCATTCCCAGCGTGGCGGTGCCGGTCTCGCTCATCGGCACGTTCGGGGTGATGTACCTGTGCGGCTACAGCCTCGACAACCTGTCGCTCATGGCGCTGACCGTGGCGACAGGCTTTGTCGTGGACGATGCCATCGTCGTGCTGGAAAACGTCTCGCGCCACATCGAAAACGGCATGCGGCCCATGCAGGCTGCGCTCAAGGGCGCGCGCGAGGTCGGTTTCACCGTGGTGTCGATGAGCATTTCGCTGATTGCCGTGTTCATCCCGCTGCTGATGATGGGCGGCATCGTGGGCCGGCTGTTCCGCGAGTTTGCGGTGACGCTGTCGGTGGCGATCCTGGTGTCGCTGGTGGTTTCGCTGACCACCACGCCGATGATGTGCGCGCGCTTGCTCAAGCCTGCCGCCGAGGAAGAATACGGCTGGTTTCATCGCAAGACCGAAAGCTTCTTCACCTTCCTGCTCGACCTCTACCGCAACTCGCTGGCGTGGGCGCTGCGGCACAGTTGGTTGACGCTGCTGATCCTGCTGGCCACGGTGTGCCTGAACGTGTACCTGTACATCATCGTGCCCAAAGGGTTCTTCCCGCAGCAGGACACCGGCCGGGTGATCGGTTTCATCCAGGCAGACCAGTCGATCTCGTTCCAGGCTATGCGTACCAAGTTGACCGAATTCATCACCATCGTGCGGCAAGACCCCGCGGTGGAGAACGTGGTGGGGTTTACAGGCGGCAGTCAGCGCAATACCGGGCAGATGTTCATTCAGCTCAAGCCGCTGGCCGAGCGCAAGCTGTCTGCCGACCAGATCATCAACCGGCTGCGCGGCAAGCTGGCGGGTGAACCCGGCGCGAGCCTGTTCCTGCAGTCGGTGCAGGACATCCGCGTCGGCGGTCGGGCCAGCAACGCGCAGTACCAATACACACTGCAGGCCGACGACCTGAACGAGCTGCGCGCGTGGGATCCGAAGATCAAGCAGGCGCTCACGCAGGTGAAGTCGCTGACGGACGTCAACACGGATACGCAGGACAAGGGCCTGCAGACATCGCTCGTCATCGACCGCGACAAGGCCAAATCGCTCGGCATCAACCCGAGCGATATCGACAACGCCTTGAACAACGCGTTCGGGCAGCGCCAGGTATCGACCATCTACAACCCGCTCAACCAATACCGCGTTGTGATGGAAGCGGCGCCGCAGTACTGGCAGAACCCCGATGGTCTGCGTGACATTTACATCATCACCTCGACGGGCGCGCAGGTACCGCTGTCGACCTTCTCGCACTACGAGCCCACCAACACGGCGCTGGCGGTCAACCACCAGGGGCAGTTTGCCGCAAGCACGATCTCGTTCAACCTCGCGCCGGGGGCGTCGCTGTCCGGTGCCACGCAGGACATCCAGGACGCAATGAACCGCATCGGCGTGCCATCCTCCGTGCATGGCAGTTTCCAGGGCACCGCCAAGGCGTTCCAGGATTCGCTTTCCAGCCAGCCGGTGCTGATCCTGTTTGCGCTCATCACCATCTACATCGTGCTGGGCGTGCTGTACGAGAGCTACGTCCACCCGATCACGATTCTGTCGACGCTGCCCTCGGCCGGTGTGGGGGCGCTGCTGGCACTGATCATTACCGACACGGATTTCTCGATCATCGCGCTGATCGGCGTGATTCTGCTCATCGGCATCGTCAAGAAGAACGCCATCATGATGATCGACTTCGCGCTGGAGGCTGAGCGCAGCCAGGGCATGAGCCCGGCTGATGCGATCTTCCACGCCTGCGTGCTGCGCTTCCGGCCGATCCTGATGACGACGATGGCGGCGCTGCTGGGCGCCCTGCCCCTGGCGCTCGGCCATGGCGACGGCGCGGAGCTGCGTACGCCGCTGGGCATCTCCATTGTCGGCGGGCTGCTGGTCAGCCAGATCCTCACGCTCTACACCACGCCGGTGGTCTACCTGGCACTCGACCGGCTGCGCCTGCGCCGCGCCGGCCGCAGCAAAGACGCGCCGCTGCCCGCATTGGATTCGCAAGGAAGCTGA
- a CDS encoding GtrA family protein, translating to MIEHNTGSKVDGVSARMASRRHFWAAVEQFARYVVIGGGATLAHYVVLFGLVQAGVSPWRASVAGSAIGATLNYFISRQAVFNSTRGHIGSMVRFGLVAILALGCNATIMAIGLGIGLYYLIAQVFASAITAVFNFLVHRYWTFRDADTVGAPTEPQPDIVLERPARKGP from the coding sequence ATGATCGAGCACAATACCGGTTCCAAAGTGGATGGGGTGAGCGCGCGCATGGCGTCTCGGCGGCATTTCTGGGCGGCGGTGGAGCAGTTTGCGCGCTATGTCGTCATCGGCGGGGGCGCAACGCTGGCCCACTATGTCGTGCTGTTCGGGCTCGTGCAGGCGGGCGTTTCACCGTGGCGCGCGTCGGTGGCGGGCAGCGCGATCGGCGCCACCCTCAATTACTTCATCAGCCGGCAGGCCGTGTTCAACAGTACGCGCGGGCACATCGGGTCGATGGTGCGGTTCGGCTTGGTGGCCATTCTCGCGCTGGGCTGCAACGCGACCATCATGGCCATCGGCCTGGGGATCGGGTTGTATTACCTGATCGCCCAGGTGTTCGCCTCGGCCATCACGGCCGTTTTCAACTTCCTCGTACACCGGTACTGGACGTTCCGTGACGCCGACACGGTCGGGGCGCCAACGGAGCCGCAACCGGATATCGTGCTGGAGCGGCCCGCGCGCAAGGGGCCTTGA
- a CDS encoding diguanylate cyclase domain-containing protein, whose translation MLEDHHLYKAAIEHSPIGIGLCAPEGRFLDVNRALCALTGHEAQALRTRDLFDLCHPDHTERTRHGVESLLAGQRDTLSMETRLVRRDGSTVWVQTDVAVARDDGNQHLVVQMQDVTARRLALESLRASEQRLAYVLDGAGLGTFDWSTRARHVSFNRRTADMLGYEPTDLPNDPDAWFAMVHPQDAALSARRIYRHMRGDAESFEIEQRMRARHGQWIWVAARGRVTERDARGVATRVSGTLLDVTKRRAALDQAHHLALHDPLTDLPNARLLRDRLFVAIQAARRARGQVAVVFIDLDRFKPVNDEYGHAVGDLVLKATAMRLRSGLRASDTVARLGGDEFVAVLTHCATRDDVTQTVERLIEQLQTPFRVEGHVLSMGVSAGVALYPTDGHDAQTLIRNADAAMYEVKRAGGNGLGFHASLNYERLMGMRSRNQDPDGEADAR comes from the coding sequence ATGCTTGAGGACCACCACTTGTATAAGGCTGCGATCGAACATTCGCCGATAGGAATCGGCCTGTGCGCGCCGGAGGGTCGCTTCCTCGACGTGAACCGTGCGCTGTGCGCGCTGACCGGCCATGAAGCACAGGCCCTGCGCACGCGCGATCTGTTCGACCTTTGCCACCCCGATCACACTGAGCGTACGCGACACGGAGTCGAGTCGCTGCTCGCCGGCCAGCGTGACACGCTGTCCATGGAAACGCGCCTGGTCCGCCGGGACGGCAGCACCGTCTGGGTGCAGACCGACGTGGCAGTCGCGCGCGACGATGGCAACCAGCACCTGGTCGTGCAGATGCAGGACGTGACTGCGCGGCGCCTGGCGCTGGAATCGCTGCGCGCCTCCGAGCAGCGGTTGGCCTATGTACTGGACGGGGCGGGGCTGGGTACGTTCGACTGGTCCACGCGTGCACGGCATGTGTCGTTCAACCGCCGGACGGCAGACATGCTCGGTTACGAGCCCACGGATCTGCCGAACGATCCGGATGCGTGGTTCGCCATGGTGCACCCGCAAGACGCCGCGTTGAGCGCGCGACGCATCTATCGCCATATGCGCGGCGATGCCGAGAGCTTTGAAATCGAGCAGCGCATGCGCGCCCGCCATGGCCAATGGATCTGGGTAGCCGCACGCGGACGCGTGACCGAGCGCGATGCGCGCGGCGTGGCCACACGCGTGAGCGGCACGCTGCTCGACGTGACGAAGCGGCGAGCGGCGCTCGATCAGGCGCATCACCTCGCGCTGCATGATCCGCTGACGGACTTGCCGAATGCACGTTTGCTTCGCGATCGCCTGTTCGTCGCGATTCAGGCGGCGCGGCGCGCGCGCGGCCAGGTGGCGGTCGTGTTCATCGATCTCGATCGCTTCAAACCCGTCAACGACGAGTACGGGCACGCCGTGGGCGACCTTGTCCTGAAAGCCACGGCCATGCGCTTGCGCAGCGGCCTGCGCGCCTCCGACACGGTGGCGCGCCTGGGCGGCGATGAGTTTGTCGCTGTCCTCACGCACTGCGCCACACGCGACGACGTGACGCAAACGGTGGAGCGCCTGATCGAACAATTGCAGACGCCCTTCCGTGTGGAGGGCCATGTGCTGTCAATGGGGGTGAGCGCTGGCGTGGCGTTGTACCCGACAGACGGGCACGATGCTCAGACGCTCATCCGCAATGCCGACGCCGCGATGTATGAAGTCAAACGTGCGGGCGGCAATGGCTTGGGGTTCCATGCCTCGCTTAACTACGAGCGGCTGATGGGCATGCGATCGCGCAATCAAGATCCCGACGGCGAAGCCGACGCGCGCTGA